Proteins from a genomic interval of Chanodichthys erythropterus isolate Z2021 chromosome 8, ASM2448905v1, whole genome shotgun sequence:
- the LOC137023975 gene encoding uncharacterized protein: MDEGRVRGRGIRVRGGRRAGHGRRGAGQRGRGVQIRGGRGAGQQGRGEGPGGRAIQPRTIITDEMRATVIDHVIVHGMTMAEAGLRVRPNLSRFTVATIIRAFRQHNRVERMPHRGGRVAIFTAAQETLIVDMVRENNLIRLREIRDKVIADNVNFESIDVSLATIDRVLRRQKMRMKQVYRVPFERNSARHKDLRYEYVQVSIHPCSQYS, from the exons ATGGATGAAGGCAGAGTCAGGGGAAGAGGAATTCGAGTCAGAGGAGGGAGAAGAGCTGGCCATGGAAGAAGAGGAGCAGGCCAACGAGGAAGAGGAGTTCAAatcagaggaggaagaggagcaggCCAACAAGGGAGAGGAGAAGGTCCAGGAGGGAGAGCAATACAACCTCGCACCATCATTACGGATGAGATGCGAGCAACAGTCATTGACCATGTCATTGTCCATGGCATGACAATGGCTGAAGCAGGACTACGAGTCCGTCCAAACCTGAGTAGGTTCACCGTGGCCACCATTATCAGGGCATTCAGACAACACAACAG AGTTGAAAGAATGCCACATAGAGGTGGGAGGGTTGCCATATTTACAGCGGCACAAGAAACCCTCATTGTGGATATGGTTCGTGAGAACAACCTCATCAGACTCCGGGAGATCAGAGACAAAGTCATTGCCGATAATGTCAACTTTGAGAGCATTGATGTCAGCTTGGCCACAATAGACCGAGTTCTCCGGCGCCAAAAGATGCGGATGAAACAGGTCTATAGGGTTCCCTTTGAGCGCAACTCTGCGCGACACAAAGACCTACGTTATGAGTATGTGCAAGTAAGTATACATCCATGTTCACAGTACAGTTAG
- the st8sia1 gene encoding alpha-N-acetylneuraminide alpha-2,8-sialyltransferase codes for MVFLRCHRSKYIWATLGVLALLWLYIFPVYRIPSDKEMVDEVLRQGQTWSRNQTGVELYRKLLTECCDPKRMFAVTKENSPIGKVLWYDGEIYHYHTVNNETYPFFVQDTPLQLPLKKCSVVGNGGVLKHSGCGNEIDQADFIMRCNLPPLSKEYTADVGTRTHLVSANPSIIEKSFQNLLWSRKSFVDSMKAYGSSYIYIPAFSMKPGTDPSLRAYHALADSASNQTVLFANPDFLKNVGRFWKNHGVHGKRLSTGLFLVSLALGLCEEVTTYGFWPFSVGLDERPVSHHYYDNILPSSRFHAMPEEFLQLWHLHKSGTLRMRVGYCAKEGQEPKREK; via the exons ATGGTGTTTTTGAGATGTCACAGGAGCAAGTATATATGGGCCACTCTGGGTGTGCTGGCGTTGTTGTGGCTCTATATCTTCCCCGTGTACAGGATACCCAGTGACAAGGAAATGGTGGATGAGGTTCTGCGGCAGGGACAAACATGGAGCAGAAACCAAACGGGAGTAGAACTGTACAG GAAGCTGCTGACAGAATGCTGTGATCCAAAGAGGATGTTTGCAGTTACTAAGGAGAACTCGCCAATAGGCAAAGTCTTGTGGTATGATGGGGAGATCTACCATTACCACACGGTCAACAATGAAACCTACCCTTTCTTTGTTCAG GATACACCATTGCAGCTTCCTCTAAAGAAGTGTTCAGTTGTGGGCAATGGAGGGGTCCTGAAACACAGTGGCTGTGGAAACGAAATTGACCAAGCTGACTTTATCATGAG ATGTAATCTTCCTCCTCTGTCCAAAGAGTACACCGCTGATGTTGGTACCAGAACACACCTGGTGAGCGCAAATCCCAGCATTATTGAAAAGAG CTTTCAGAACCTCCTTTGGTCCCGCAAATCCTTCGTAGACAGCATGAAGGCATATGGTTCCAGCTACATCTACATACCAGCATTCTCTATGAAGCCCGGCACTGACCCCTCTCTGCGGGCATACCATGCCCTTGCAGACTCCGCCTCCAACCAGACTGTCCTCTTTGCTAACCCAGATTTCCTTAAAAATGTCGGCCGATTCTGGAAGAACCACGGCGTCCATGGCAAACGGCTATCTACGGGGTTGTTCCTGGTGAGCCTTGCCCTTGGCTTGTGTGAAGAGGTAACCACTTACGGTTTTTGGCCATTTTCGGTGGGGCTGGATGAGCGACCGGTCAGCCACCACTATTATGACAACATTCTCCCATCCTCGAGATTTCACGCCATGCCTGAGGAGTTCCTGCAACTCTGGCACTTGCACAAGAGCGGCACGCTGCGCATGCGGGTTGGCTATTGTGCGAAAGAGGGGCAGGAGCCGAAGAGGGAAAAATAA